AAGGAATAGATTTTCCGGAAACCATCATGAATATGAAATGGTTAGAAACTATTCATAGTTATGCGCTCAATGTTGGATCTAAAATCATCAAACCAACTTTGATGGATTTCCTCAGGTAATTGGGATTAAATGACAGGCACATTAGAAAGATTAGAAACAACAGGAACTAGAATGTCGGTAACGATTCATACAAAACCTTTCGGAACCATCCAAGTGGATTCAAAACAAATTCTAAAATTCCCACAAGGGTTACTTGGATTTGAAGAATTTGATGAATATGCACTGATTGAAGAAAGTGCAGAAAGTCCATTCAAATGGTTACAATCCACAAAAGAGTCGGGTCTTGCATTTATTGTGATCCAACCTGAACTGTTTATGAATCATTACAAACCTGCAATCAGTGACGAAGAGTTACATGATATCGGTT
The sequence above is a segment of the Leptospira levettii genome. Coding sequences within it:
- the fliW gene encoding flagellar assembly protein FliW — encoded protein: MSVTIHTKPFGTIQVDSKQILKFPQGLLGFEEFDEYALIEESAESPFKWLQSTKESGLAFIVIQPELFMNHYKPAISDEELHDIGLTSWKDGIIFLIVTIPHDNPKGMTANLQGPIILNGKEGKGKQCISRDENHPIRKNIIESMEEMSSEKV